The following are encoded together in the Glycine soja cultivar W05 chromosome 5, ASM419377v2, whole genome shotgun sequence genome:
- the LOC114411218 gene encoding uncharacterized protein LOC114411218, with the protein MPPEDLEQLTQQIRDQLEESITEKVTRKMMESFNQMQSQFQSQMQSQGLALPPEPEVAPSGNNPGTGDSEKCGLYIEENPSRLAAVSPAKSLESLDEEVDDPLYLMTLTIPQLFLKPLQSSKRDVYLGAYLNGGHWQMVVILPKENLAVWFCSLHNRPDNYFKGIINSALKGLDDTPQPKSKAAARWIVVKCNKQKGIIECGYYVMYWMSMIILGSFRNNWETYFNEVRPLEAERFKALRIQWAQYYLKVRNQT; encoded by the exons ATGCCTCCTGAAGACCTAGAACAGCTGACCCAACAAATCAGAGACCAACTGGAGGAGTCAAttacagaaaaagtgactcgaaaGATGATGGAATCCTTCaaccagatgcagtcccagtttcaatctcagatgcaatcacagggacttgcACTACCTCCAGAGCCAGAGGTTGCTCCCTCAGGGAACAATCCAGGGACGGGTGACTCAGAAAAATGCGGGCTATATATTGAAGAAAATCCttcccgcctg GCAGCTGTGTCTCCAGCAAAATCTCTAGAAAGCCTGGATGAAGAGGTCGACGATCCCCTGtacctgatgacattgaccatcccacaactaTTTTTGAAGCCGctccag agttcaaaacgagatgtttaccttggagcctatctgaatgg cggacactggcaaatggtcgtcattctgcctaaggaaaacctagctgtctggttttgttctttacataacaggccagacaactactttaagggaataattaacag tgctttgaaaggacttgatgatactccacaaccgaaatccaaggctgctgctaggtggattgttgttaag tgtaataaacaAAAAGGAATCATTGAATGTGGCTACTACGTGATGTACTGGATGTCCATGATAATCTTAGGatctttcaggaataattgggagacg tattttaatgaagttagaccattggaagcagagagattcAAGGCACTTCGCATACagtgggcacagtattatctaaaagttagaaatcaaacatag